The window TTCGATGTGAAGGTAGAGCCGCGGATCGACCGGACGAAAACCCCGGTGGCCGGCTCCCAACCCGAACCTTGAAGGAGGAATGACGATGCGATTCCTGATTGCGGTCAAAGCCGACAAGAACTCGGAAGCGGGCGCGTTGCCGGACACGAAGATGCTGACCGAGATGGGGAAGTTTAACGAAGAGCTGGTGAAGGCCGGCGTCATGCTCGCGGCCGAAGGGCTGCAACCCAGTTCCAAGGGGGCACGCATGATGTTCACGGGGAAGGAACCGGTCGTGACCGACGGCCCGTTTGCCGAAACGAAGGAACTCATCGCCGGCTTCTGGCTCTGGCAGGTCAAATCGAAGGAAGAGGCGATCGAATGGCTCAAGCGGAGTCCGTTCGGTCCCGGGGCCGTGGTCGAGATCCGGCAAGTGTTCGAGGTCGCCGACTTCGGCGACGCGGCCACGTCGGAGGTCGTGGAACGGGGGAAGCGCTTGCGGGCGGAAATCGAGCGGCAGAAGTCGTCGTGATGCCGACGCAACCGCGTCACGCCGGATGATTACCATTACCCACACAATCCGATCCGAGCCCCAAGACCTGAAGGAGCCACGAATATGCGATTCCTGATGCTCTACAAGCCCGCCGACAACGCCGCTTCGGAGGCGGGCGTCCCGCCCACCCAGGACGAGATCGCCCGGATGGGAACCTTCATCGGCGAGATGGTCCAGGAGGGCGTGTTGCTCACGACCGAGGGGTGCCAGCCGAGTTCCAAAGGCGCCCGCGTCCGCTCGGCCGGGGAGCGGTTCGCCGTGACCGACGGGCCGTTCACCGAGACGAAGGAACTCATCGCCGGCTTCGCGATCGTCCGGGTGAACTCGAAGGACGAAGCGGTCGCCGCGGCCAAACGATTCCTCAAAGTGGCGGGCGACGGCGAGTGCGAAATTCACCAGCTGCACGAAATGCCGGCCCTGCCGCCCCAAAACTAAACCCACAGACGCCACCGTCGTTCGTCCGATAAATACGGCGTGCCGCGCTCGACCGGCCGGTCGCCCGAACACCCGAACCCGAACCGTGAAGGAGACCGACCGATGCGCTTCATGATGCTGATGATCCCCAAGGGGTACGAAAAGGCGGCCGCGGGTACCATGCCCGACCCCAAGGCTGTCGAGGCGATGATGAAGTACAACGAATCGCTTCAAAAGGCCGGCGTCCTGCTCGCGCTCGACGGCCTGCACCCGCCGTCGATGGGCGCCCGCGTCACCTTCGAGGGGGGCAAGCCCAAGGTGACGGACGGGCCGTTCGCCGAAGCGAAGGAAGTCCTCGGCGGCTACTGGATGATCCAGGTGAAGTCGCGGGAAGAGGCGATCGAATGGGCGTCCCGCTGCCCCGGCGGCGAAAACGAGATGATCGAGGTCCGGCAGGTCCATGAGTTCACGGATTTCCCGCCCGACGTCCAGAAGGCCGCGGCTGGCTTCCCAGAGATGCAGGCCGGGCAGCCCAAAGGGGCGTGAGCCGGCGCGAGGAATGGTTGCTTTAAAAGGCCGATGGGCCGGTAATTAGCATGAACACGATGATCGGCGGTCAGTTCGAGGAAGGGCTTGGCCAACATGAAAGCCGTCGCCGAGAAGTAGGCGGGGGTGTTCCAAGTTAGTGGGTGCAAAATGGATGGGTGTCGGGTACGTTCGGGGAAGCGGCCCGAACTCGTGACCGGGCCGGACATTCCGACCAGGATGGGCACCATGTCTCCGACTCCCGACCGCCACGCCCGTATCGAGGCTCTTCTGACCCAACTCCGCCCGGCGGCCGAGGACGCTCTCCGGCGGATGGCCGAGCAGTTGGTCGATCGCCCGGACACCGAACTGTTCGGGGACATCGAGTATCGGCTCCGGGACGCCGCCCATGACCTGGCCACGACGGCCCACCAGACCGGGCTCGAGGCCCGGAAAAAAGGGGGTACCAGGGGTCGAGCATCGTGTGCCCGGAGTGCCGGGCGGACGCCCGGTTCCACGCCTGGCGGTCCCGCCGGATCGTGACCTTGACCGGGGATGTCGACGTGTCCCGAGCGTACTACCACTGCCGGGCGTGTCAGACCGGGACGTGTCCGGCCGACGCCACCCTGGGGCTGCAAGCCGACGCCCTCAGCCCGGGGTTCCGGCCGTTGGTCACCTTGGCCGGAGTGCTGGCCTCGTTCGCCGACGGGGCCGACGACTTGCTCCGCCGATTCGCCGGTCGGCGGGTGTCGGCCGGGACCGTCTGGCGGGCGACCGAGCGGGCCGGCCAGGAGTGGATCGCCCGGACCCGGGCGGGGAGCGTGGTGGTCCCGTCCCCGCCCCAACCGGCCTGGGATTTCACCGCCCCGGACCAGACGACGACGATCGGGTATCTCGGGTTGGATGCGTTCCGCGTCCCGATCCAACACCCGGACGGAACGCAGGCGGACAGCCGGATGCTGTACATCGGGCTGGTGTACACGCCGGACAAGACGGGGACCGAGTACGTGACGGATTGGAACCTCGACCAGGTGTGTGCGGGGTTGCGTCAGCGGGCCATTGCCCGCGGGTTCGGCCGCGTCGACCGGGTGATCGCGGTGTCGGACGCCGGGAACGGGTTGGAAGCCGGATTACGGCGGCATTTCGACGACGGGTTGTTGTGCATCCTGGACTGGTATCACGCGGTCGAACACCTCCACACGTATGCCCGGGCGGTGTGGGCCGACGAGGCCACGCGGGAGTCGTGGGTGGACCGGGCCAAGGGCACGTTGTACGACCGCGGTGGGGCCGGGTTCGTGGCGTGGATTCGGGACCAGCCGTTGCCGTCGGGGACGCGGCCGACGAGGCCCGGCGATTACTCCTCGGGTACTTCGACGGAACCCTTCACCGGACCGATTACCCGGCGTACCGTGCGGCCGGGTACGACCTCGGGAGTGGACCGACGGAAGCCGGGTGTAAAGTCGTCGGAGCCCGGTTGAAGGGAGCCGGGATGCGGTGGACGGTGAACGGGGCCGCGGCCGTCGCCGCGTTGCGGGCCATCTACCAAAGTGGCCCCGCGTTCTGGGACGGGTTCTGGGCCACCCACCCGAGGACACGACCGGCGGCAACCCCCAAAACGTTGGCCGCGTAAAAACCTACCGACAAACTTTGAACACACCCGAAGTAGGCGACAGGACATGGCAAATGGAAAAGAAGAAGTCTCTGTGACGGTCCCAGGGATTCGGACATTCTCTCGATGCGACTCAGCTGCTGGTGGAGACGACTTCGAGCTGATCCTCGCGGACTTCAATAAAAGAGGGAGCCGGTTTTCGGCGGACTTGGACGCGATAGATCTGAGAGCCTGTGAATCAAACCCCACCGATTCGTTGAAAAATAAGGACTTACGTCGCAAAAACGGGGTTTGATTCACAGGCTCTGAGCCCCGCCCGGTCCGAGGGGCCGCGCAGTTCAACAATGCGCCCCTTTATGCCGGCTGTGTGCCGGATTTGGACCAAAGATCCGACGCACAGATTCTCAGCAAGCTTCTTTTGGGTAGGCACGACCCTGTCCTCGTCCTTTTAGACAGTATCCATTTATTCTGTCCAAAAACGCTCGCCCACAGCCGTTTGTCTAAACAACGCCGGTCGATACGTCGTCCTTCCAGAATGTCGCTACTCGCACGGCCGGCCGCACATCCGCTTGCCCCGGGGCCGGCTGTTGCCTTATAGTCAAAGGATCACCGGTCCGGGGTTCCTTCGGCATGTCCGCGTCCCTCGTTCCCCCGCGCTGGAAGCGAAGCTGGCCGCCCTCGGCGCGCGGGACCGCGCGATCGCAGGCGCGCGCGGGGCCGCGGTCGTGGTCGCGGTGGCGGGGCTCGGGGCGGCCGGGGCCGTCGCCGCGGACGCCCTGTTCGACCTCCCGCCGCGGTGTCGCGGGGGCATGCTCGGCGTGTGGGCCGCGGTCGTCGCCTTGGTCGCGTGGTGGCGTGTCGTCCGCCCGCTCCGCGCGCCGGCCCCGATGGTCGAACTCGCCGCCCGCGTCGAGCGCCTGTTCCCCGACCTGGGCGAACGCCTCACCACCCTCCTGGAAGTCGTCGAAAATTCGGACCCGGCCACGGCCGCCTCGCGGTCGCTGGTCGTCGTCCTCGCGGCGGAGGCCGAGCAGCGGACGCGGCGGCTCGATTTCACCGCGGCCGCCCCCGCCCGCCCCGCCATCCGCGCCGGGGCCACCGCGGGCGGCCTGGTGGTCGCCCTCGCTTTGACCGTCGCGTTCGTGCCCGGGTCTGGCGAGCGCGTCCGGCGGTTCGCGCTGCCGTGGTACACGCCCGGCCCGGACGGGTCGTTTCGCGTCATCGTCTCGTCCGGCGACCCGGTCGTGCGGCGCGGGGAGCCCGTGACGCTCGCGGCGTTCCTGGAGCGAGTCCGTCCGGCGGCCCCCCTCCCAGATACGGCTGTCCTGGTCACCCGCGATCCGGTCACGCGGGCCGAGGCGCGGACTCCAATGGCCGGCGACGAGGCGGCCGCGTTCCAACTCATCTGGCCGGCCGTCACCGAGGATTTTGAATACGCCGTCGAGGCCGGCGGCGTGCGGAGCGGATGGCACACGGTCGTCACCGGCGACCCGGTCGACCTCGCGGACGGCACGTCGGCCACGGTCCGCCCGCCCGAGTACGCCGAATCCCGACTCGCGCCGGCGACGCGGACCGGCTTCGCCGCCGTTGACGCACTCCAGTACAGTCGGGCGACACTCAACCTGCAATTCACCCGTGCCGCGGAGGAAGCCGTTCTGGAGTGGCGGCCGCTCGACCCACGGACCGGCGGGAACCCGACCGCCATCCCGGTCCGCCTGTCAACCGATCGCACGGGCGGAGCGGCTGAAGTATCGGTCGCCGCCGACGGCACCCTGGTCCTCGTCCTCGTCGGCGAGCGGGGAGTGCGCACGGAACTGGCGACCCCGGTCCACGCGGTTCCGGACGCGGAACCGCGGTTCGAGCGGGTCGTCGGGCTGACCGCCGCCCCGCGGGACGCGCGGCCGGACGACCGCCTGCTCATGGACGTCGTCGCCACGGACGACGTGGGCGTCGCGGACGTGCGGGTGGAATACTGCGTGAATGGGGCGACGACCGAGAGCCGGTCCGAGCCGGTGGTGGTGACCGGGGCGGGCAGCCCGCGGGCGGCTGGCGTGTTCGCGTTTTCGCTGGCCAAGAAAGTTCGGGACGGCGAAACCCTCTGGCTCCGTCTGCGGGCGACCGATACCCGGTCCGTGCCCGCGGCCCGGCTCGGCCCCCAGCAGGCGTACTTTCCCCAGGCGGGGTGGGCCG is drawn from Fimbriiglobus ruber and contains these coding sequences:
- a CDS encoding YciI family protein — its product is MRFLIAVKADKNSEAGALPDTKMLTEMGKFNEELVKAGVMLAAEGLQPSSKGARMMFTGKEPVVTDGPFAETKELIAGFWLWQVKSKEEAIEWLKRSPFGPGAVVEIRQVFEVADFGDAATSEVVERGKRLRAEIERQKSS
- a CDS encoding YciI family protein; translation: MRFLMLYKPADNAASEAGVPPTQDEIARMGTFIGEMVQEGVLLTTEGCQPSSKGARVRSAGERFAVTDGPFTETKELIAGFAIVRVNSKDEAVAAAKRFLKVAGDGECEIHQLHEMPALPPQN
- a CDS encoding YciI family protein, which codes for MRFMMLMIPKGYEKAAAGTMPDPKAVEAMMKYNESLQKAGVLLALDGLHPPSMGARVTFEGGKPKVTDGPFAEAKEVLGGYWMIQVKSREEAIEWASRCPGGENEMIEVRQVHEFTDFPPDVQKAAAGFPEMQAGQPKGA